The proteins below come from a single Sorghum bicolor cultivar BTx623 chromosome 4, Sorghum_bicolor_NCBIv3, whole genome shotgun sequence genomic window:
- the LOC110434866 gene encoding serine/threonine protein phosphatase 2A 55 kDa regulatory subunit B beta isoform isoform X1 yields MRFVATGVRGSPGVSWAGRAGGRRRANGSWQAFTVAWVSKRLACSTWWKCYVDIISAIEFDKSGNHLATGDRGGRVVLFERTDISDNASRRELERQEYQAARHPEFRYKTEFQSHEPEFDYLKSLEIEEKINKIKWCQTANNALFLLSTNDKTIKYWKVQEKKVKRVSVMNLDTSQSSDNGSTSSPGTSSCRALLPNGGCSEKMYTPNNNLSFPPGGCASLRLPVVVTGQEFNHVARCRRVYAHAHDYHINSISNNSDGETFISADDLRINLWNLEISNQSFNIVDMKPANMEDLTEVITCAEFHPTHCNTLAYSSSKGTIRLIDLRQSALCDNHAKLFEEHEAPGSRSFFTEIIASVSDIKFARDGRHILSRDYMTLKLWDLNMDSGPVATFQVHEYLRPKLCDLYDNDSIFDKFECCLSGDGLRVATGSYSNLFRVFGCSPESTEASTLEASRNPMRRQVVNPARPARTLTSLTRAVRRGGENTSIEANGNSYDLSTKLLHLAWHPTENSIACAAANSLYMYYA; encoded by the exons ATGCGTTTCGTCGCCACGGGTGTCCGGGGATCGCCGGGGGTTTCTTGGGCTggccgggcgggcgggcggcggcgaGCCAATGGGTCGTGGCAGGCTTTTACGGTGGCTTGGGTGTCGAAGCGTTTGGCTTGTTCGACTTGGTGGAAGTGCTATG TGGACATAATCTCTGCAATTGAGTTTGACAAATCCGGCAATCATCTTGCCACTGGAGATAGAGGTGGACGTGTGGTTTTGTTCGAAAGAACAGACATCAGTGAT AATGCTAGTCGAAGAGAACTTGAGAGGCAAGAATATCAGGCTGCTAGGCATCCTGAGTTCCGTTACAAGACCGAATTTCAGAGTCATGAACCTGAG TTTGACTACCTAAAAAGTTTGGAAATCGAAGAGAAGATTAACAAGATCAAGTGGTGCCAAACAGCCAACAATGCACTCTTTCTCTTGTCTACAAATGACAAAACAATCAAGTATTGGAAG gttcaagagaaaaaagTGAAACGTGTTTCAGTGATGAATTTGGATACCTCCCAAAGTTCAGACAATGGTTCAACTTCAAGTCCAGGTACCAGTAGTTGCAGGGCTCTTCTCCCAAATGGTGGATGCTCAGAAAAGATGTACACTCCGAACAACAATTTGTCGTTTCCTCCAGGAGGATGTGCTTCGCTGCGTTTGCCTGTGGTG GTTACGGGCCAAGAATTTAATCATGTCGCGAGATGCCGACGTGTATATGCCCATGCTCATGACTACCATATTAATTCCATTTCAAATAATAG TGACGGAGAAACATTCATATCAGCAGATGATCTGAGAATAAACCTTTGGAATTTAGAAATTAGCAACCAGAGCTTTAACATTGTTGACATGAAACCTGCAAACATGGAGGATCTAACTG AGGTGATTACTTGTGCGGAGTTCCATCCAACTCACTGTAATACACTAGCATATAGTAGCTCAAAGGGTACTATCAGGCTTATTGATCTGCGGCAGTCAGCACTGTGTGACAACCATGCTAAACT ATTTGAAGAACATGAAGCACCAGGATCAAGATCCTTTTTTACAGAGATAATAGCATCAGTTTCGGATATAAAGTTTGCAAGGGATGGAAGACACATTCTTAGTCGTGATTATATGACACTCAAG TTGTGGGATCTAAACATGGATTCAGGCCCAGTTGCAACTTTTCAAGTTCATGAATACTTACGTCCTAAG CTTTGTGATTTATACGATAATGATTCAATTTTCGACAAATTTGAATGTTGTCTCAGTGGTGATGGACTCCGTGTTGCAACTGGTTCTTATAG TAATTTGTTTCGCGTTTTTGGTTGTTCTCCTGAAAGTACGGAGGCATCAACTTTGGAAGCCAGCAGAAATCCCATGAG GAGACAGGTTGTTAATCCAGCAAGGCCTGCACGGACTCTGACTTCTTTGACCCGTGCTGTGAGGAGAG GTGGAGAAAATACAAGCATTGAGGCCAATGGAAACTCTTATGATCTCTCAACAAAACTGCTCCATCTTGCGTGGCACCCAACCGAGAACTCCATCGCGTGTGCTGCCGCAAATAGCTTGTACATGTATTATGCATAG
- the LOC110434866 gene encoding serine/threonine protein phosphatase 2A 55 kDa regulatory subunit B beta isoform isoform X2 — MEREPMSPDDRPESSAAAAAQQQPQPQPLEWRFAQVFGERAAGEDVQEVDIISAIEFDKSGNHLATGDRGGRVVLFERTDISDNASRRELERQEYQAARHPEFRYKTEFQSHEPEFDYLKSLEIEEKINKIKWCQTANNALFLLSTNDKTIKYWKVQEKKVKRVSVMNLDTSQSSDNGSTSSPGTSSCRALLPNGGCSEKMYTPNNNLSFPPGGCASLRLPVVVTGQEFNHVARCRRVYAHAHDYHINSISNNSDGETFISADDLRINLWNLEISNQSFNIVDMKPANMEDLTEVITCAEFHPTHCNTLAYSSSKGTIRLIDLRQSALCDNHAKLFEEHEAPGSRSFFTEIIASVSDIKFARDGRHILSRDYMTLKLWDLNMDSGPVATFQVHEYLRPKLCDLYDNDSIFDKFECCLSGDGLRVATGSYSNLFRVFGCSPESTEASTLEASRNPMRRQVVNPARPARTLTSLTRAVRRGGENTSIEANGNSYDLSTKLLHLAWHPTENSIACAAANSLYMYYA; from the exons ATGGAGCGGGAGCCCATGTCCCCCGACGACCGCCCCGAGTCGtctgcggctgcggcggcgcagcagcagccgcagccgcagccgctgGAGTGGCGGTTCGCGCAGGTCTTCGGCGAGCGCGCCGCGGGAGAGGATGTGCAGGAag TGGACATAATCTCTGCAATTGAGTTTGACAAATCCGGCAATCATCTTGCCACTGGAGATAGAGGTGGACGTGTGGTTTTGTTCGAAAGAACAGACATCAGTGAT AATGCTAGTCGAAGAGAACTTGAGAGGCAAGAATATCAGGCTGCTAGGCATCCTGAGTTCCGTTACAAGACCGAATTTCAGAGTCATGAACCTGAG TTTGACTACCTAAAAAGTTTGGAAATCGAAGAGAAGATTAACAAGATCAAGTGGTGCCAAACAGCCAACAATGCACTCTTTCTCTTGTCTACAAATGACAAAACAATCAAGTATTGGAAG gttcaagagaaaaaagTGAAACGTGTTTCAGTGATGAATTTGGATACCTCCCAAAGTTCAGACAATGGTTCAACTTCAAGTCCAGGTACCAGTAGTTGCAGGGCTCTTCTCCCAAATGGTGGATGCTCAGAAAAGATGTACACTCCGAACAACAATTTGTCGTTTCCTCCAGGAGGATGTGCTTCGCTGCGTTTGCCTGTGGTG GTTACGGGCCAAGAATTTAATCATGTCGCGAGATGCCGACGTGTATATGCCCATGCTCATGACTACCATATTAATTCCATTTCAAATAATAG TGACGGAGAAACATTCATATCAGCAGATGATCTGAGAATAAACCTTTGGAATTTAGAAATTAGCAACCAGAGCTTTAACATTGTTGACATGAAACCTGCAAACATGGAGGATCTAACTG AGGTGATTACTTGTGCGGAGTTCCATCCAACTCACTGTAATACACTAGCATATAGTAGCTCAAAGGGTACTATCAGGCTTATTGATCTGCGGCAGTCAGCACTGTGTGACAACCATGCTAAACT ATTTGAAGAACATGAAGCACCAGGATCAAGATCCTTTTTTACAGAGATAATAGCATCAGTTTCGGATATAAAGTTTGCAAGGGATGGAAGACACATTCTTAGTCGTGATTATATGACACTCAAG TTGTGGGATCTAAACATGGATTCAGGCCCAGTTGCAACTTTTCAAGTTCATGAATACTTACGTCCTAAG CTTTGTGATTTATACGATAATGATTCAATTTTCGACAAATTTGAATGTTGTCTCAGTGGTGATGGACTCCGTGTTGCAACTGGTTCTTATAG TAATTTGTTTCGCGTTTTTGGTTGTTCTCCTGAAAGTACGGAGGCATCAACTTTGGAAGCCAGCAGAAATCCCATGAG GAGACAGGTTGTTAATCCAGCAAGGCCTGCACGGACTCTGACTTCTTTGACCCGTGCTGTGAGGAGAG GTGGAGAAAATACAAGCATTGAGGCCAATGGAAACTCTTATGATCTCTCAACAAAACTGCTCCATCTTGCGTGGCACCCAACCGAGAACTCCATCGCGTGTGCTGCCGCAAATAGCTTGTACATGTATTATGCATAG
- the LOC8073784 gene encoding far upstream element-binding protein 2: MADDHYSSKRKYDDPSPPPRRTGFSSGPPPASPPAGGAPSYNSVPPPPDEIQLAKQRAQEIAARIFNAAEAKRPRVDNGDDDVGGYGGGGTLGGSGGGGGGRIGGGGLGFSSSAGGGYGASIPPLSSQSSAPQYSSYGGYQGTSKKIEIPNGRVGVIIGKAGETIRYIQLQSGAKIQVTRDHEAEPGALTRPVELSGNPDQISKAEQLIKEVLAEADAGSSGGGSGRKYNAPQPGGETFQMKIANNKVGLVIGKGGETIKSMQQKTGARIQVIPLHLPAGDTSTERTVHIDGTPEQIESAKQLVIEVTSENRARNPMSGGYSQQGYRPPRPQSNWGPPSAPPQQPGYGYMQPGAYPGAPPQYGAPQQPYGSYPPTSGGYQTGWDQSQNQQSHTTPPGTGYDYYSQQQQPQQQQSAPGTAASTDATSYNYGQPSTYASQGYDSTYTQQSGGQQAYGHDGYSGYQTQGQQQGYSQQTGYDQQGYGASAYGSAANSTQDGSAASYGGPGGASQASPGQQSSTPAASHPGYASQPPTSAAASYPTQGSAPSGYGAPPPQSGYGTQPPGYGQGAYGQPSPQGQKPPASSPYGQAPPPGSAQGGYGQYGYSQPAYGAPPAYPGAPHSSHPGYGQQQSYGDAYGSGNYGQPPAYSTEATAAAASQDHSAAPAAAPATTAAPAPDNSGGAQTSAET; the protein is encoded by the exons atggccgacgaccACTACTCCTCCAAGCGGAAGTACGACGacccctcgccgccgccgcggcgcacGGGCTTCTCCTCTGGCCCGCCGCCTGCCTCGCCGCCCGCTGGCGGCGCCCCTTCGTACAACAGCGTGCCGCCGCCACCCGATGAGATCCAGCTCGCGAAGCAGCGCGCGCAGGAGATCGCCGCGCGGATCTTTAACGCCGCAGAGGCCAAGCGCCCTCGCGTCGACAACGGCGACGATGACGTAGGCGGCTACGGGGGAGGAGGCACCCTGGGCGgcagcggtggcggtggcggtggccgcATCGGCGGCGGAGGACTCGGCTTCTCTTCCTCTGCTGGTGGTG GGTACGGAGCTTCTATCCCACCATTATCTTCTCAGAGCAGCGCACCGCAGTACTCCTCATATGGTGGATATCAGGGTACAAGCAAAAAGATCGAAATTCCAAATGGAAGG GTTGGTGTTATTATTGGAAAAGCTGGCGAAACTATTAGGTATATCCAACTTCAATCCGGAGCGAAGATTCAAGTAACAAGAGACCATGAAGCTGAACCTGGTGCACTGACAAGGCCAGTTGAGCTTTCTGGCAATCCTGACCAGATAAGCAAAGCTGAACAGTTGATCAAAGAAGTTCTGGCAGAG GCTGATGCTGGGTCATCTGGTGGTGGATCTGGCCGGAAATACAATGCACCACAGCCTGGCGGTGAGACGTTCCAGATGAAGATTGCTAATAACAAG gtgggacTGGTTATTGGGAAAGGTGGTGAGACTATAAAGTCGATGCAGCAGAAAACTGGAGCTCGTATTCAG GTTATTCCTTTGCATCTGCCTGCTGGTGATACTTCAACTGAAAGAACTGTGCATATTGATGGCACTCCAGAACAAATTGAATCTGCAAAGCAACTGGTGATTGAGGTTACCAGTGAG AATCGTGCCAGGAATCCAATGTCTGGTGGCTATTCTCAGCAGGGCTAtcgtcctcctcgtcctcagTCAAACTGGGGCCCGCCTTCTGCACCACCCCAGCAGCCTGGCTATGGTTATATGCAGCCTGGGGCTTATCCTGGGGCACCACCACAGTACGGTGCACCTCAGCAACCTTATGGTAGTTATCCCCCAACATCTGGTGGCTATCAGACTGGATGGGATCAGTCTCAAAACCAGCAATCTCATACAACCCCCCCTGGTACTGGGTATGATTATTATAGCCAGCAGCAGCAACCTCAACAACAACAATCTGCCCCTGGAACTGCTGCTTCTACTGATGCCACTAGCTACAATTATGGCCAGCCTTCGACGTATGCTTCACAAGGATATGATTCTACCTACACTCAGCAGAGTGGTGGGCAGCAAGCATATGGACATGATGGCTACTCTGGTTACCAGACCCAAGGGCAGCAGCAGGGATACTCTCAGCAGACTGGTTATGACCAGCAGGGCTATGGTGCATCTGCCTATGGATCTGCTGCAAACTCGACCCAGGATGGGTCTGCAGCCAGCTATGGTGGTCCTGGTGGGGCCAGTCAGGCATCTCCAGGGCAGCAATCTTCAACCCCAGCTGCAAGCCACCCTGGCTATGCCAGCCAACCGCCTACTAGTGCTGCAGCAAGCTACCCAACTCAAGGTTCAGCTCCATCTGGATATGGTGCTCCACCACCCCAGTCTGGCTATGGCACCCAACCGCCTGGATATGGTCAGGGCGCTTATGGGCAGCCTTCTCCACAGGGCCAGAAACCTCCTGCATCTTCACCTTATGGACAGGCTCCACCTCCTGGATCTGCTCAGGGTGGTTACGGGCAGTATGGTTACAGCCAACCTGCTTACGGTGCACCACCAGCTTACCCTGGTGCACCCCATTCAAGCCACCCGGGCTATGGTCAGCAACAATCTTATGGGGATGCTTATGGTAGTGGAAACTATGGGCAGCCTCCAGCCTACTCTACTGAAGCAACAGCTGCTGCTGCATCCCAGGATCACTCTGCTGCCCCTGCTGCTGCCCCTGCAACAACAGCTGCGCCAGCTCCTGACAACAGTGGAGGTGCCCAAACATCTGCGGAAACTTAA
- the LOC8073785 gene encoding xaa-Pro dipeptidase: MAASPTSSLAPPVVPMELHAGNRDRLVAALRGHLSASARPLHGLVLLQGGEEKTRYCTDHLELFRQESYFAYLFGVREPGFYGAIDIASGQSILFAPRLPADYAVWMGEIQPLSYFRDTYKVDMVFYVDEIAQVVQDRFGDHGKPLLFLLHGRNTDSGNFSKPASFEGIEKFDTDLSTLHPILTECRVIKSDLELALIQYANDVSSEAHIEVMRRARPGMKEYQLESIFLHHVYMYGGCRHCSYTCICATGDNSAVLHYGHAAAPNDRTLNDGDMALMDMGAEYHFYGSDITCSYPINGKFNSSQIIIYNAVLKAHNAVISHMRPGVNWMDMHKLAERAILESLRKEQIVQGDVDDMMVQRLGAVFMPHGLGHLLGIDTHDPGGYPEGLERPKDPGLSSLRTTRELKEGMVITVEPGCYFIDALLNKTRDDPISSKFFNWQEVEKYRNFGGVRIESDVYVTAQGCRNLTNCPRETWEIEAVMAGAAWPLPASSSMAAAAAENRNGISKAL; encoded by the exons ATGGCGGCCTCCCCCACTTCCTCCCTCGCCCCGCCGGTGGTGCCTATGGAGCTCCACGCCGGCAACCGCGACCGCCTCGTTGCCGCGCTCCGCGGCCACCTCTCCGCCTCCGCCCGCCCGCTCCacggcctcgtcctcctccag GGCGGGGAGGAGAAGACGCGGTACTGCACCGATCACCTCGAGCTCTTCAG GCAGGAGAGCTACTTCGCTTATCTCTTTGGAGTGCGTGAACCAGGGTTCTACGGTGCAATT GACATCGCCTCTGGACAGTCAATTTTGTTTGCTCCAAGATTGCCAGCTGACTATGCTGTTTGGATGGGTGAAATACAACCTTTGTCGTACTTCAGG GATACATACAAGGTCGATATGGTATTCTATGTTGATGAGATTGCACAGGTTGTGCAAGATCGTTTCGGGGACCATGGAAAGCCTCTTCTGTTTCTGCTACATGGGAGGAATACTGACTCTGGAAATTTCTCAAAGCCTGCTAGTTTTGAG GGGATTGAGAAGTTTGATACTGATTTAAGTACACTTCATCCAATTTTGACCGAATGCCGTGTGATTAAATCTGATCTGGAGCTTGCTCTCATCCAGTATGCTAATGATGTCAGTTCTGAAGCTCACATTGAG GTTATGAGACGAGCAAGGCCAGGCATGAAGGAATATCAGTTAGAAAGTATCTTCCTTCACCATGTTTATATGTATGGAGGTTGCCGACATTGCTCTTATACATGTATATGTGCTACTGGAGATAATAG TGCTGTTCTACATTATGGACACGCGGCAGCGCCAAATGACCGG ACTTTGAATGATGGAGACATGGCACTAATGGATATGGGAGCTGAGTACCATTTCTATGGATCTGATATCACATGCTCATACCCT ATAAATGGGAAATTCAACAGCAGTCAGATAATAATATACAAT GCTGTGCTTAAGGCTCATAATGCTGTTATATCACACATGCGGCCTGGAGTTAATTGGATGGATATGCACAA ATTAGCAGAACGGGCAATACTTGAATCTCTTAGGAAGGAACAAATTGTCCAAGG GGATGTTGATGATATGATGGTTCAAAGGTTAGGGGCTGTTTTCATGCCTCATGGTCTTGGCCACTTACTTGGGATTGACACCCATGATCCAGGAGGCTACCCTGAG GGATTGGAGAGGCCCAAGGATCCAGGATTGAGCTCCTTGCGGACCACAAGAGAACTGAAAGAAGGAATG GTTATCACAGTGGAGCCAGGCTGCTATTTCATTGATGCTTTGCTGAATAAAACAAGGGATGATCCAATTTCCTCAAAGTTCTTCAACTGGCAAGAGGTTGAAAAGTATAGAAACTTTGGTGGCGTTCGCATTGAAAGTGATGTG TATGTGACAGCTCAAGGATGCCGGAACCTCACAAACTGCCCTCGAGAGACCTGGGAGATCGAGGCTGTAATGGCTGGCGCAGCATGGCCTCTGCCGGCTTCAAGTTCcatggcggcggcagcagcagagAATAGAAATGGCATATCCAAAGCATTGTAA